The window GGTGCAGAGCGTCCGGCCAGTCCGGCTTCTTCCCAGAAAGAAACAAATGATCGACCACCTGGACGGGGCAGTGATACCGACTGGTTTCGACGTGCCCGTGGAACCGCTGAGGCGGGCGGCACACTACACAGGCGAGCAGGGATGCATCGCCGAGGCGCGGTCCTTCGCCGCGCTCTTCCTGGATCAGCTCAGGACCGAGTGGTGCGCGAGCATCGACGACCGGGCCGACGGCGCGGTGCAGCTCGTGGTCAGCGAGCTGGTCACCAACGCCGACCGGCACAGCAACG of the Streptomyces koelreuteriae genome contains:
- a CDS encoding ATP-binding protein; this translates as MIDHLDGAVIPTGFDVPVEPLRRAAHYTGEQGCIAEARSFAALFLDQLRTEWCASIDDRADGAVQLVVSELVTNADRHSNGPYILELVGTDTAVTVSVYDSSSALPRIFPRNPERVGRHGLEIVHALAEQVSVERVPVGKRVRAVLPLAGATGA